In Maridesulfovibrio zosterae DSM 11974, a genomic segment contains:
- a CDS encoding chemotaxis protein CheW produces the protein MNENDYVILDVEACKFAIPSVQVDKVERAVLLTHVPDAPEPVLGVISDGGRVIPVLGLRKKLGLQERDVILSDRLLFSECNGRKIAILVDNVSAVVEIEPGLVRVADEIWPGVVFLKSLAGVDEDVVLVQDLGAVLDVEQGFKLDAALKAMRDLGDIEADGE, from the coding sequence ATGAATGAAAATGACTACGTAATTCTAGATGTCGAAGCCTGTAAATTTGCTATTCCATCTGTGCAGGTGGATAAAGTTGAGCGGGCGGTTTTGCTGACACATGTGCCTGATGCACCTGAACCTGTACTCGGGGTGATCAGTGACGGTGGCAGGGTGATCCCTGTGCTTGGTTTGCGCAAAAAGCTGGGGTTGCAGGAAAGGGATGTTATTTTATCTGACCGATTGCTTTTCAGTGAATGTAATGGGCGTAAAATTGCTATTCTTGTTGATAATGTCAGTGCTGTTGTAGAGATTGAGCCTGGTTTGGTGAGGGTAGCGGATGAAATCTGGCCCGGAGTTGTTTTTTTGAAATCTCTAGCCGGAGTAGATGAGGATGTTGTTCTGGTTCAGGATCTGGGCGCAGTGCTTGATGTAGAGCAGGGTTTTAAACTTGATGCCGCTTTAAAGGCTATGAGAGATCTGGGAGATATTGAAGCTGATGGTGAATGA
- a CDS encoding lytic transglycosylase domain-containing protein: protein MSRIFVALYLLICGTIVFRMFIPEDVEREFSPSIRREVQQRVMVAENERKPVEPLFRQVATEFSLDPEILYAIADHESGNNPWALNIEGRAIYPASREKALSIIEKNRTKSFDVGLMQVNSFWIDKFDLSVATALEPEGNVRLGAWVLRYCLDKYGYNWRAIGAYHTGSPKKMPERSRAYAEKVMKKYNSLMEISRNVKKKN from the coding sequence GTGTCCAGAATCTTTGTTGCTCTTTACCTTCTTATATGCGGGACAATCGTGTTTCGCATGTTTATTCCCGAAGATGTGGAACGTGAGTTTTCTCCTTCCATCCGGCGGGAGGTCCAGCAGCGGGTAATGGTTGCGGAAAATGAGCGTAAACCTGTTGAACCTTTGTTCAGACAAGTGGCCACAGAATTTTCGCTGGACCCTGAAATTCTTTATGCTATCGCCGATCATGAAAGTGGCAACAATCCATGGGCATTGAATATTGAAGGGCGGGCAATTTATCCGGCGTCACGGGAGAAAGCTCTTTCTATAATTGAAAAGAACCGAACCAAAAGTTTTGATGTCGGGCTTATGCAGGTTAACTCATTCTGGATAGATAAATTTGATTTAAGTGTTGCTACGGCTCTTGAGCCTGAAGGAAATGTACGTCTCGGAGCATGGGTTCTTAGATATTGTCTTGATAAGTATGGCTATAACTGGCGGGCAATAGGGGCATATCACACCGGCTCACCCAAAAAAATGCCGGAACGATCCCGGGCTTACGCAGAAAAAGTCATGAAAAAGTACAATTCTTTGATGGAAATATCCCGTAATGTCAAAAAAAAGAATTAA
- a CDS encoding GGDEF domain-containing protein → MNKDNLFKDGISLTPPDLIRYEHTLKDLIQEFLPFESYSLYFPKPAKGQFRAELSFSYNEEEGELLLPLRLRGRGLCYFIARGVKLSSPDTTPPYLEALATCSLEKILLYKTSITDKLTGMATREYFMTKLVKELDLIQNCMMPAPGGCKDPGIPTFSGSVGVVVLDLDNFQRINDRYGYSIGDDIISNVASYISDAVFESVICARIFDDKYAFLIPDGRPKVCARLAEELRALVESRPVEDPVTGDILKITASAGFANYPQSLSGPHFKRSAEEQSRILMRKAAKAVATAKDSGRNCVFAYSDILKRGGKVLEILPLQRLALSIGHSVDAREGGRFLVWSPDYQSGTQVNLTEDERISGSYPTMYKAEIVVIEVQDEIAFAEILHLSDPAWPVTEGDRLTMLDEKDSFFDTQAGPESSTAPQRDIVTGLYNYKEFIGRYSRKRQNMDKFSVAVLRLAANPAEQGGNFQKLTDAQVQKVASRAESFFDESCMGGRYSLNSLIYFFPHEESDSVMEKILRLVRECLADFDIDLAAGVASFPFLNYRRSEILDNCRKGLDHSLMMERPMVAQFDSVSLNISADRLYVDGDIYGAIEEFRLALLADSDNILARNSLGICYAQVGKPEKARKQFEHVLEITPKNIMALYNLGWACQMLGNRDRAREAYEKCLELEPENVFSLVRLGVLAEQDLGLDEAEKYYLKAAELKGGDSLTMRHLARLAYARKDVNKAREYLHLALNANHNDAHAMNLLAQLYLESGEDPQIAEVLARQSAALKPSRNEFWETLADTLDVQGKKDEAKKVRSRI, encoded by the coding sequence ATGAACAAGGATAATCTATTTAAAGATGGAATCAGTCTGACTCCGCCGGATTTAATCCGCTATGAGCATACCCTCAAGGATTTGATTCAGGAGTTCCTGCCTTTTGAATCTTACAGCCTCTATTTTCCCAAGCCGGCTAAAGGCCAGTTTCGTGCTGAACTCAGTTTCAGTTACAATGAGGAAGAAGGAGAGTTGTTGCTGCCGCTCAGACTTCGTGGTCGCGGCCTCTGCTATTTTATTGCCAGAGGTGTAAAACTCAGTTCTCCTGATACGACTCCACCTTATCTGGAAGCTCTTGCCACCTGCTCACTAGAAAAAATTCTGCTTTATAAAACATCCATCACGGACAAGCTGACCGGTATGGCAACCCGTGAATATTTCATGACCAAACTGGTCAAAGAGCTGGATCTTATTCAAAATTGTATGATGCCGGCTCCCGGCGGATGCAAAGATCCGGGTATTCCTACTTTCAGTGGTTCCGTTGGAGTTGTAGTTCTTGATCTGGATAATTTTCAGCGCATTAACGACCGCTATGGCTACTCTATTGGTGATGACATCATTTCCAATGTGGCTTCATATATCAGCGACGCTGTGTTTGAATCGGTCATTTGTGCCAGAATCTTTGATGATAAATATGCCTTCCTTATTCCTGATGGACGGCCCAAGGTCTGCGCCAGACTTGCCGAAGAGTTGCGGGCACTGGTCGAAAGCCGTCCTGTGGAAGATCCTGTAACCGGTGATATCCTTAAAATTACTGCCAGTGCAGGTTTTGCCAACTATCCGCAGAGTTTGTCCGGGCCGCATTTTAAACGCAGTGCAGAAGAGCAGAGCCGTATTTTAATGCGTAAGGCTGCTAAAGCCGTAGCTACTGCCAAAGATTCCGGGCGTAACTGTGTTTTTGCTTATTCCGATATTTTGAAGCGTGGTGGCAAGGTTTTGGAGATACTGCCTCTGCAGCGTCTTGCTCTCAGTATCGGCCATAGTGTTGATGCCCGTGAAGGGGGCCGTTTTCTGGTCTGGTCCCCTGATTATCAGTCCGGCACGCAGGTCAATCTTACCGAAGATGAGCGTATTTCAGGCTCTTATCCCACCATGTACAAGGCTGAAATTGTTGTGATCGAAGTGCAGGATGAAATCGCTTTTGCGGAAATCCTGCATTTAAGTGACCCAGCATGGCCTGTGACAGAAGGTGACCGCCTGACTATGCTTGACGAGAAGGACAGCTTTTTTGATACGCAGGCCGGACCTGAATCATCAACTGCTCCGCAGCGTGATATAGTCACCGGACTTTATAATTACAAAGAATTTATCGGGCGTTACAGCCGTAAACGTCAGAATATGGATAAATTTTCTGTCGCAGTTCTGCGTCTTGCTGCCAATCCTGCAGAACAGGGCGGTAATTTTCAGAAATTGACTGATGCGCAGGTGCAGAAAGTTGCTTCACGGGCAGAGAGCTTTTTTGATGAATCATGCATGGGCGGGCGTTACAGCTTGAACAGCCTGATTTATTTTTTTCCTCATGAGGAATCCGACTCCGTAATGGAAAAGATTTTGCGATTGGTGCGTGAATGTCTGGCTGACTTTGATATTGATCTTGCCGCAGGAGTCGCATCATTTCCATTTTTGAACTACAGACGTAGCGAAATTCTTGATAACTGCCGCAAAGGCCTTGATCATTCATTAATGATGGAAAGACCTATGGTGGCTCAGTTTGATTCTGTTTCACTCAATATTTCCGCTGACAGGCTTTACGTGGATGGCGATATTTACGGAGCCATTGAGGAGTTTCGTTTGGCACTTCTTGCTGACTCGGATAATATTCTGGCCCGTAATTCGCTGGGTATCTGCTATGCGCAGGTTGGCAAGCCTGAGAAAGCCCGTAAGCAGTTTGAACATGTTCTGGAAATTACTCCTAAAAATATAATGGCTCTTTATAATCTGGGCTGGGCCTGCCAGATGCTCGGTAATCGTGACCGGGCCAGAGAAGCCTATGAAAAATGCCTTGAACTGGAACCTGAAAATGTCTTTTCTCTGGTTCGGCTCGGAGTTCTGGCAGAACAGGATCTAGGTCTTGATGAGGCTGAAAAGTATTATTTAAAAGCTGCTGAATTAAAGGGCGGAGATTCACTGACCATGCGGCATCTGGCCCGTCTCGCCTATGCCCGTAAAGATGTTAATAAAGCCCGCGAATATCTGCATCTGGCTCTTAATGCCAATCACAATGATGCTCATGCCATGAACCTTCTGGCACAGCTTTATCTGGAAAGTGGGGAAGATCCGCAGATCGCTGAAGTTCTTGCCCGTCAAAGCGCAGCTCTGAAGCCGTCAAGAAATGAGTTCTGGGAAACTCTGGCCGATACACTCGATGTACAGGGAAAAAAAGATGAAGCCAAAAAGGTTCGTTCCAGAATATAG
- the panC gene encoding pantoate--beta-alanine ligase — protein MEIIRNPQELQNLSLLLRSEGKTIALVPTMGFFHEGHLQLMSEARKQADVLIVSLFVNPTQFGENEDLDNYPNDIERDSKLAEERGVDILFIPSKGSMYYPTHSTWVEVPELAKNLCGQSRPVHFRGVATIVTKLFMTALPHIAVFGEKDWQQLALIKRMVRDLNIPVNIQGHPIVREESGLALSSRNVYLTEEEKKVAPMLQQGLQEMKKAVAKGEADSAKLKKSLTDFYAANIPGSQVDYIEIVHPENISILEKIEGPALCAVAVQVGKARLIDNLQINV, from the coding sequence ATGGAAATTATAAGAAATCCTCAAGAATTACAAAATTTATCCCTGCTGCTTCGCAGTGAGGGCAAAACAATCGCCCTTGTTCCTACCATGGGATTTTTCCATGAAGGACATCTGCAGCTGATGAGTGAGGCCCGCAAGCAGGCCGATGTGCTTATAGTCAGCCTTTTCGTCAACCCAACTCAGTTCGGTGAAAACGAAGATCTAGACAATTATCCGAATGATATCGAGCGCGATTCAAAACTGGCTGAAGAACGCGGTGTTGATATCCTGTTCATCCCTTCAAAAGGTTCCATGTACTATCCTACACACAGTACATGGGTTGAAGTTCCTGAACTTGCGAAAAATCTCTGCGGACAGTCCCGTCCGGTTCATTTCAGAGGTGTTGCAACAATCGTAACCAAACTGTTCATGACCGCCCTGCCGCACATTGCTGTGTTCGGTGAAAAGGACTGGCAGCAGCTGGCTCTTATCAAACGCATGGTCCGCGACCTGAATATTCCTGTAAATATTCAAGGACATCCCATTGTTCGTGAGGAATCAGGTCTGGCTCTAAGTTCCCGCAATGTATATCTGACAGAAGAAGAGAAGAAGGTAGCCCCCATGCTCCAGCAAGGATTGCAAGAGATGAAAAAAGCTGTTGCAAAGGGTGAAGCAGACTCCGCTAAACTTAAAAAATCACTAACTGATTTTTACGCCGCCAATATTCCCGGCAGTCAGGTGGATTACATCGAAATTGTCCACCCTGAGAATATAAGCATTCTTGAGAAAATTGAAGGTCCGGCACTTTGTGCTGTGGCAGTGCAGGTTGGCAAAGCAAGATTGATAGACAATTTGCAAATAAACGTGTAA
- the metK gene encoding methionine adenosyltransferase: MISSKGKYFFTSESVTEGHPDKVADQISDAILDAILTQDADARVACETLVTTGMAFIAGEISTTGYADFQAIVRDTIREIGYVNSNMGFDADTCAVISSIDKQSVDIAQGVDRSSPESQGAGDQGMMFGFACKETDTLMPAPIYWSHKLSRKLTEVRKSKTLDYLRPDGKTEVSFEYFNGKPVRIADVVIAAQHDDGIEQGQIYEDIKREVVLATLPADMVDDATKIYINTTGRFVIGGPMGDCGLTGRKIINDTYGGMGNHGGGAFSGKDPSKVDRSGAYMARYIAKNIVAAGLAERAEVQVAYAIGVAEPVSILATSHGTGEVDDETLTNAVKEVFDLRPWYISQRLDLRRPIYKPSACYGHFGRNNPDFTWEKTDAVDDLRTACKI; this comes from the coding sequence ATGATCAGCAGCAAAGGCAAGTACTTTTTTACCTCTGAATCCGTAACAGAAGGTCATCCAGATAAAGTGGCTGACCAGATTTCTGATGCAATCCTTGATGCTATTCTTACTCAGGATGCAGATGCACGTGTAGCGTGTGAAACCCTGGTAACAACAGGTATGGCATTCATCGCCGGTGAAATCAGCACCACAGGCTACGCTGATTTTCAGGCTATCGTTCGTGATACCATTCGCGAAATCGGATATGTCAATTCCAACATGGGTTTTGACGCTGACACTTGTGCTGTTATCTCTTCTATTGATAAACAGTCCGTTGATATCGCACAGGGTGTTGACCGCAGCTCCCCTGAAAGTCAGGGAGCCGGTGACCAGGGAATGATGTTCGGTTTCGCTTGTAAAGAAACTGATACTCTGATGCCTGCACCAATTTACTGGTCTCACAAACTTTCCCGTAAACTGACCGAAGTCCGCAAAAGCAAGACTCTCGACTACCTGCGTCCTGACGGTAAAACCGAAGTTTCTTTCGAATACTTCAATGGTAAACCTGTCCGCATTGCAGACGTTGTTATCGCTGCACAGCACGATGACGGCATCGAGCAGGGTCAGATTTATGAAGATATTAAAAGAGAAGTTGTTCTCGCAACTCTCCCGGCTGACATGGTTGATGATGCTACTAAAATCTACATCAACACCACCGGCCGTTTTGTAATCGGCGGTCCTATGGGTGACTGCGGTCTTACCGGCCGTAAAATCATCAATGACACATACGGCGGAATGGGTAACCACGGCGGTGGTGCTTTCTCCGGAAAAGACCCATCCAAAGTTGACCGCTCCGGCGCATACATGGCTCGCTACATCGCTAAAAACATCGTAGCAGCAGGCCTTGCTGAACGCGCAGAAGTACAGGTTGCATACGCTATCGGTGTTGCTGAACCTGTTTCCATTCTCGCAACTTCCCACGGAACCGGCGAGGTTGATGATGAAACCTTGACCAATGCAGTTAAAGAAGTATTTGACCTGCGCCCATGGTACATCTCCCAGAGACTGGACCTCAGACGCCCCATCTACAAGCCTTCTGCATGTTACGGTCACTTCGGCCGCAACAACCCCGACTTCACCTGGGAAAAAACAGACGCAGTAGACGACCTCAGAACTGCTTGTAAAATCTAG
- a CDS encoding SHOCT domain-containing protein, with protein sequence MSFISTFGNWCSGSAFGHGAGYGMAGFMPFHFGGILSLIVIAMAVYLLVGMFRRPSTCSYDPSPSEILKRRYAAGEIDKQTYNRMKDDLK encoded by the coding sequence ATGAGCTTTATCAGTACATTTGGCAATTGGTGCAGCGGTTCGGCATTCGGACATGGTGCAGGGTATGGAATGGCTGGATTTATGCCTTTCCATTTTGGCGGAATATTATCGCTTATTGTGATTGCAATGGCTGTTTATCTTCTTGTGGGTATGTTCCGCAGACCATCAACATGTTCTTATGATCCGTCTCCTTCTGAAATTCTTAAAAGGCGTTATGCCGCAGGCGAGATTGATAAGCAGACATATAATCGAATGAAGGATGATTTGAAGTAG
- a CDS encoding SPL family radical SAM protein, giving the protein MAEEFHLPDHLKEIAKIYIDRSMVDAPLTARVTGRLPQLPVEIVDPDNFPHGELDGKQSLYLKEYKGKFLRFCPGTRYYHCCGYRIIHIGEGCPMACSYCILQAYFQDNVLKIWANQNDLFSELGKAFSADPGTRYRVGTGEFTDSLALEAVTGYSRDLIEFLGDYPNVCLELKSKVIDLSWMDVVKRTDRVLPAWSLNAPFVNEHEEFGVSTLRERLEAARTCAQAGFRVCLHFDPIIRFKGWREGYAEIIDMIFDYVKPEQIAYFSLGSFRHMPHLKPIIEKNFPDTTYIFDEFITGNDNKMRLLRPLRLRQFKFIVDRLRSHGMDKQLYFCMESTENWQDIFGYTPKDLGGLGKHLMKQAFGES; this is encoded by the coding sequence ATGGCAGAAGAATTTCATCTCCCCGATCATCTGAAAGAGATTGCTAAAATTTATATAGACCGTTCCATGGTCGATGCACCGTTAACTGCACGGGTTACCGGCCGCCTGCCTCAATTGCCTGTTGAGATTGTCGATCCAGATAATTTCCCTCACGGAGAACTTGACGGCAAGCAGTCGCTTTACCTGAAAGAATACAAAGGTAAATTCTTACGCTTTTGTCCGGGAACACGTTATTACCACTGTTGCGGATATCGGATCATACACATCGGTGAAGGTTGTCCCATGGCTTGCTCCTACTGTATTCTGCAGGCGTACTTTCAAGATAATGTGCTTAAAATTTGGGCGAATCAGAATGATCTTTTCAGTGAACTCGGCAAGGCTTTTTCAGCTGATCCGGGAACCCGTTATAGGGTAGGGACCGGAGAATTTACCGATTCTCTGGCTCTTGAAGCTGTAACCGGATACAGCCGTGATCTCATAGAATTTCTGGGTGACTACCCAAATGTATGCCTTGAACTCAAGTCCAAGGTTATAGACCTTTCATGGATGGACGTAGTTAAACGTACCGATCGTGTTCTTCCTGCATGGTCACTGAATGCTCCTTTTGTTAACGAGCATGAGGAATTCGGAGTTTCAACTTTGCGTGAACGTCTTGAAGCTGCCCGTACCTGTGCTCAGGCCGGATTCCGAGTCTGCCTGCATTTTGATCCTATCATCCGATTCAAGGGCTGGCGTGAAGGATATGCAGAAATTATCGACATGATTTTTGATTACGTCAAGCCGGAGCAGATAGCTTATTTCAGTCTGGGATCATTCAGGCATATGCCGCATTTGAAGCCGATCATTGAGAAGAACTTTCCTGATACGACTTATATTTTCGATGAATTCATTACCGGAAATGATAATAAAATGCGGCTGCTGCGACCTTTACGCTTGCGTCAGTTCAAATTTATAGTTGATCGTCTGCGATCTCACGGTATGGATAAGCAGCTTTATTTTTGCATGGAATCAACTGAGAACTGGCAGGATATATTCGGCTACACCCCCAAAGACCTCGGCGGACTAGGTAAGCATTTGATGAAGCAGGCTTTTGGAGAGTCGTAA
- a CDS encoding ParB/RepB/Spo0J family partition protein, whose product MNDIHIYSLETAEIDCCGNWLLYPESAPEKLILSFKKNGQLVPVLIAKEDGRNLLIAGRTRVAAAAKLGMKVSAIFVDAADDISRAVMHLEENSSRTVDDSLRLAVFRFFFARMDKTDLSKEIGPLLGLKLKSREMNFWLDWMDMEPEFDLLLAAGNIPLAAVSVLSRLSASDRISLLPYFEKVSWSRSNAVNFLTWLYETARREEKSVSELLKEGALDTARENESPKDAVARLCRSAKQFRFPHLSRLKRAHEKIVTEICAGTKWRVDCVGNFETGEVMLQTRFKSREVMQKAMDDLESIEKLQGWDELFELGRDK is encoded by the coding sequence TTGAATGATATTCATATATACTCCTTGGAAACAGCTGAAATAGACTGTTGCGGCAACTGGCTGCTTTACCCCGAATCAGCTCCTGAAAAGCTTATTTTGTCATTTAAAAAGAACGGTCAGCTCGTACCTGTTCTGATTGCAAAAGAAGATGGTAGAAATCTACTTATTGCAGGACGCACGCGCGTTGCCGCAGCCGCAAAACTGGGCATGAAAGTTTCTGCCATATTTGTTGACGCTGCCGATGATATTTCCCGTGCAGTCATGCATCTTGAAGAAAACAGTTCCCGCACTGTTGATGACAGCCTAAGACTTGCCGTTTTTAGATTTTTTTTCGCGCGCATGGATAAAACCGATCTATCGAAGGAAATAGGGCCGCTTCTTGGGCTTAAGCTTAAATCTCGTGAAATGAATTTCTGGCTGGACTGGATGGATATGGAACCTGAGTTTGACCTGTTGCTTGCTGCCGGAAATATCCCGCTTGCAGCTGTCTCAGTGCTTTCCAGACTTTCAGCTTCTGATCGTATCAGTCTTCTTCCGTATTTTGAGAAAGTAAGCTGGTCCCGCTCCAATGCGGTTAATTTTCTGACTTGGCTTTATGAAACTGCCCGTCGTGAAGAAAAATCTGTTTCCGAACTTTTGAAAGAGGGAGCACTTGATACCGCAAGGGAAAATGAATCGCCAAAAGATGCTGTGGCCAGATTGTGCCGGTCAGCTAAGCAGTTTCGTTTTCCGCATCTTAGCAGGCTTAAGAGAGCGCATGAAAAAATTGTTACTGAAATCTGTGCCGGTACCAAATGGCGCGTTGATTGCGTAGGAAACTTTGAAACCGGGGAAGTCATGCTTCAGACCCGTTTTAAGTCGCGTGAAGTTATGCAGAAGGCCATGGATGATCTTGAATCAATTGAGAAACTTCAAGGCTGGGACGAACTTTTTGAGCTGGGCAGGGATAAGTGA
- the fusA gene encoding elongation factor G has translation MSEALKNQRTFALVGHGGCGKTSTAEMILFNAGVIDRLGKIEDGTTALDTEPEEIKRRGSIQSGFAGYKWKKNDHYLIDTPGDANFCGDRPYSLAAADGAVFTIDAVDGVKPLARKAWAAIENAELPTVIFINKMDRDRADFDAAFDSLSSSLGISPVLLQYPIGIKENFKGFVDMLSGQAYLFEENGKLAKAGIPADIADEIEVLRETMIENIAESDEDLMEKYLEEGELSPEEVAQGLTSGIKKRTLFPVCIGSALENNGGSFLLDTIQTYLPSPLEHAPWIGEDGSTRDSSPDAPVALFVFKTIADPFAGQLTVCRVLSGTVTGDMTLTNTNTDSKERLGNIQMMVGKEQKPIKGEIGPGAIITLAKLKETFTGDTLSSEKEKFGLKKPAIAPQLITFALAPAEKGDEDKVFQAIQKLLAEDLNLKLSRDEESGDILLSGMGQNHIEISVEKARRRYKADIILKTPKVPYRETIKGNAEVQGRYKKQSGGRGQFGDCWIKLEPVTKGDGYKFVNSIVGGVIPKQYIPAVDKGVQEAATKGFLAGSPIIDFQVTLYDGSYHSVDSSEMAFKVAGSMAFKKACEQAGVALLEPLMNVVVEVPDEFMGDIIGDLSSRRGKVLGSDSASGVTEVMAHVPMSEILQYAPDLRSMTGGQGTFTMEMSHYEECPPQIAEKIIEEFSKKSED, from the coding sequence ATGTCTGAAGCTTTAAAAAACCAAAGGACTTTTGCACTTGTAGGCCACGGCGGTTGTGGAAAAACATCAACCGCAGAGATGATTCTTTTTAATGCCGGCGTTATAGACAGACTCGGAAAAATCGAGGATGGGACCACAGCCCTTGATACCGAACCTGAAGAAATTAAACGCCGCGGCTCAATCCAGTCAGGTTTTGCCGGTTATAAGTGGAAGAAAAACGACCACTATCTTATCGACACTCCAGGTGACGCAAACTTCTGCGGAGACCGCCCCTACTCTCTAGCTGCGGCCGACGGTGCAGTTTTTACTATCGACGCTGTGGACGGAGTAAAACCACTTGCCCGCAAAGCATGGGCCGCAATAGAAAATGCAGAACTTCCCACAGTTATCTTCATCAATAAAATGGACCGCGACCGTGCAGATTTTGATGCTGCATTTGACAGTCTGAGTTCATCGCTTGGAATCAGCCCAGTACTGCTCCAGTATCCCATAGGAATCAAGGAAAATTTCAAAGGCTTTGTAGATATGCTTTCCGGTCAAGCTTATCTGTTCGAAGAGAATGGAAAACTTGCCAAAGCTGGTATCCCTGCCGACATCGCAGACGAAATTGAGGTTCTGCGCGAAACCATGATTGAAAACATTGCGGAAAGCGATGAAGATCTCATGGAAAAATATCTAGAAGAAGGTGAACTCAGTCCTGAAGAAGTTGCACAGGGTCTCACTTCCGGCATAAAAAAACGCACACTTTTTCCTGTTTGCATCGGTTCTGCTCTGGAAAATAATGGGGGATCATTCCTTCTAGATACTATCCAGACATATCTGCCTTCACCGCTGGAACATGCTCCGTGGATAGGTGAAGACGGTTCCACCCGCGATTCTTCCCCAGATGCACCGGTTGCTCTATTTGTTTTCAAAACCATTGCTGATCCGTTTGCAGGACAGCTCACGGTCTGCCGTGTACTTTCGGGCACAGTTACCGGTGACATGACTCTTACCAACACCAATACCGACTCCAAGGAACGCCTCGGCAATATTCAAATGATGGTTGGTAAAGAGCAAAAACCGATAAAAGGCGAAATTGGGCCAGGCGCAATTATTACTCTTGCCAAACTGAAAGAAACTTTCACAGGTGACACCCTTTCTTCTGAAAAAGAGAAATTTGGACTTAAAAAGCCTGCTATAGCACCGCAATTAATCACTTTTGCGCTTGCTCCTGCAGAAAAAGGAGATGAAGATAAAGTTTTTCAGGCAATACAGAAACTCCTGGCTGAAGATCTCAATCTCAAACTTTCCCGTGATGAAGAGTCCGGCGACATCCTGCTTTCCGGTATGGGTCAGAACCATATTGAAATCTCCGTTGAAAAAGCAAGACGCAGATACAAAGCTGATATTATCCTTAAAACTCCCAAAGTTCCCTACCGTGAAACCATCAAAGGCAATGCAGAAGTTCAGGGGCGCTATAAAAAACAGTCTGGAGGACGCGGACAATTCGGTGACTGCTGGATCAAACTTGAACCTGTTACCAAGGGTGATGGATATAAATTTGTTAACAGTATTGTTGGTGGCGTAATTCCAAAACAGTATATTCCGGCTGTTGATAAAGGTGTTCAGGAGGCAGCAACCAAAGGCTTCCTGGCAGGATCACCTATCATTGACTTTCAGGTCACGCTTTATGATGGATCATATCATTCAGTTGACTCCTCAGAAATGGCCTTTAAAGTTGCAGGTTCCATGGCTTTCAAAAAAGCATGTGAACAGGCTGGAGTTGCTCTGCTTGAGCCTCTCATGAATGTTGTGGTCGAAGTTCCTGACGAGTTTATGGGTGATATTATCGGAGACCTTTCCAGCCGCCGTGGTAAAGTACTCGGTTCAGACTCTGCCAGCGGAGTTACCGAAGTTATGGCCCACGTCCCCATGTCTGAAATTCTGCAATATGCACCGGATCTGCGCTCCATGACAGGTGGTCAGGGAACTTTCACCATGGAAATGTCGCATTACGAAGAATGCCCTCCACAAATTGCTGAAAAAATTATTGAAGAATTCAGTAAAAAAAGCGAAGATTAA
- a CDS encoding lysophospholipid acyltransferase family protein, whose product MVAIIVRNQAGSHWCERNWGRLVVWLCASNNDVDLSALDENQTYVFMVNHQSFYDIPLLFKFLAPWQFKFVAKKSLFDFPVFGHAMTAANHISIDRENRRQGMRDIQNAIDVANGGNAPLIFPEGTRNPDPKQLLPFKTGGMVLALKCQKPIAPIVMCGADKVCRKGSMWMNPFKNIKIKALPPIDISEYTVRDRLKLKEQLEEVMGKTYAELRK is encoded by the coding sequence ATGGTAGCCATTATTGTCCGAAATCAGGCCGGAAGTCACTGGTGTGAACGCAACTGGGGCAGACTTGTTGTCTGGCTCTGTGCCAGCAATAATGATGTTGATTTAAGCGCGCTAGATGAAAACCAGACTTATGTTTTCATGGTCAACCACCAGAGTTTTTATGACATTCCGCTGCTTTTTAAATTTCTTGCTCCATGGCAATTCAAATTTGTAGCCAAAAAATCACTTTTTGATTTTCCGGTATTCGGCCATGCAATGACCGCTGCCAACCATATTTCTATTGACCGGGAAAACCGTAGACAAGGCATGCGTGATATCCAGAATGCGATTGATGTTGCCAACGGCGGAAACGCCCCTTTGATTTTCCCTGAAGGCACACGCAATCCCGATCCTAAGCAACTGCTGCCTTTTAAAACAGGTGGTATGGTTCTGGCTCTTAAATGCCAAAAGCCTATCGCTCCTATTGTTATGTGCGGCGCAGACAAAGTCTGTAGAAAAGGAAGCATGTGGATGAATCCTTTTAAAAACATCAAAATCAAAGCGCTTCCACCTATAGATATTTCTGAATACACTGTGCGCGATCGCCTCAAGCTCAAAGAACAACTAGAAGAAGTCATGGGCAAGACCTATGCGGAGCTAAGAAAATGA